From the Nonlabens marinus S1-08 genome, one window contains:
- a CDS encoding lysophospholipid acyltransferase family protein, with protein MGLFKKNPFGHILFLKLWLIRIMGVLSHRRYRGFNELQIDGSEIIKDLPSTGVLFVSNHQTYFADVVSMFHVFNASLSGRKDSIENVGYLWKPKLNIYYVAAKETMESGLLPKIMAYAGAITVERTWRAKGEEVNRSVNPDDTKNIGIALEDGWVITFPQGTTKPFKPIRKGTAHIIKQYKPIVVPVVIDGFRRSFDKKGLRIKKRNILQSMEIKAPLEIDYENDSVEKIVEQLEYAIEQHASFSKVIPAEQLQDMEELNKLRRWEY; from the coding sequence ATGGGATTGTTCAAGAAAAATCCTTTTGGCCATATTCTATTTTTAAAACTCTGGTTGATCCGAATCATGGGAGTCCTCTCCCACCGCCGTTATCGCGGTTTTAATGAACTACAAATCGATGGTAGTGAAATCATAAAAGACTTACCTTCTACAGGAGTTCTATTTGTTTCTAATCACCAGACCTATTTTGCAGATGTTGTGAGCATGTTTCACGTTTTCAACGCTTCCCTTTCTGGACGCAAGGACAGCATTGAGAATGTAGGCTACCTATGGAAACCTAAACTTAATATTTACTACGTTGCCGCTAAGGAAACCATGGAAAGTGGTCTATTGCCTAAAATCATGGCATACGCTGGCGCCATAACCGTAGAACGCACCTGGCGAGCTAAGGGAGAAGAAGTCAATAGATCTGTAAATCCAGACGACACTAAAAACATTGGAATCGCACTAGAGGACGGCTGGGTCATTACCTTCCCACAAGGCACCACAAAACCTTTTAAACCTATACGTAAAGGAACAGCGCACATCATTAAGCAATATAAACCTATTGTTGTGCCAGTAGTTATTGATGGCTTTAGACGCAGTTTTGACAAAAAAGGCTTGCGCATCAAAAAACGCAACATCCTACAATCTATGGAGATTAAAGCACCATTAGAAATCGACTATGAAAATGATTCTGTAGAGAAAATTGTGGAGCAATTGGAGTACGCGATTGAGCAACATGCTTCATTTTCTAAAGTGATCCCTGCAGAGCAGCTTCAAGATATGGAAGAACTCAATAAATTACGCCGCTGGGAATATTAA
- a CDS encoding NUDIX hydrolase, which produces MSLPGEKAQLQMAAVERLDELQRAQLSTKTPKEAATMMLLYPKNDVPYFVLIERMISKGKHSGQIAFPGGRAEKEDADFSVTALRETEEEVGIAQSDQLLIRSVTPIYIPPSNYMVRPYLAFAKANLSFKPQPSEVKSIIEVPLMDLLDPKNISKVNLSTSYLDNTDVPCFLLQKQVVWGATAMILYELREMMLPLFDK; this is translated from the coding sequence ATGTCATTGCCAGGCGAGAAAGCGCAGCTACAAATGGCAGCGGTAGAACGTTTGGACGAATTGCAGCGCGCTCAACTGTCTACTAAAACACCTAAGGAGGCTGCTACTATGATGTTGTTGTACCCTAAAAATGATGTACCTTATTTTGTATTGATTGAACGCATGATTTCCAAAGGGAAACACAGTGGGCAAATTGCATTTCCTGGTGGACGTGCAGAAAAAGAAGATGCTGATTTTTCAGTCACTGCCTTGCGTGAGACAGAGGAAGAAGTGGGTATAGCGCAATCGGACCAGCTCTTGATCCGGTCTGTGACTCCTATTTACATTCCTCCTAGCAATTATATGGTTAGGCCGTATCTCGCTTTCGCGAAAGCGAACTTATCCTTCAAACCGCAACCCAGCGAGGTAAAGTCAATCATTGAAGTGCCATTAATGGATTTGCTGGATCCCAAAAACATATCAAAGGTTAACCTTTCCACAAGCTATCTAGACAATACAGATGTCCCTTGTTTTTTATTGCAAAAACAAGTCGTTTGGGGCGCAACAGCCATGATACTTTATGAACTAAGGGAAATGATGCTGCCTCTATTTGATAAGTAG
- a CDS encoding peptidylprolyl isomerase: MKSMWICLCMLVVLVSCKDTTADSKPPQKEEAPPPSKEEQEEESLAEFYKPRVSYEGDTLLSYIPQDSVKAFFTRYGKRNPETKVRMSTKYGDIDMELFTETPIYRASFIYLIKNGYFDETVVYRTVPRFIVQAGHSDNKITAEKRTSAGNYKLEPNFLPNVKHAYGTLSSAKQWEDNPEDWHNPFDFFISLRATDHLDGEHTIFGRVTSGMEVAEKISQVETDTAEWPLIDVYIKMSVLE; encoded by the coding sequence ATGAAATCAATGTGGATCTGTTTATGTATGCTGGTAGTCCTCGTTTCTTGTAAAGATACTACAGCCGACTCAAAACCGCCGCAGAAGGAAGAAGCACCGCCACCCAGTAAGGAAGAGCAAGAAGAAGAATCCCTAGCGGAATTCTACAAACCTAGGGTAAGCTATGAAGGCGATACCTTGTTAAGCTACATTCCCCAAGATAGTGTCAAAGCATTTTTTACCAGATATGGAAAGAGAAATCCAGAAACCAAAGTGCGTATGTCCACAAAATATGGAGATATCGATATGGAACTGTTTACCGAAACCCCTATATACAGGGCCAGCTTTATCTATTTAATCAAAAACGGCTATTTTGATGAAACAGTAGTTTACCGCACCGTGCCCAGGTTCATCGTTCAAGCGGGTCATAGCGATAACAAGATCACCGCTGAAAAACGTACCAGTGCTGGGAACTATAAGTTGGAGCCTAATTTTTTACCGAATGTCAAGCATGCCTATGGCACGTTGAGTAGTGCTAAACAATGGGAAGATAATCCAGAGGACTGGCACAATCCCTTTGACTTTTTTATCTCTCTGAGAGCTACAGACCATTTAGATGGAGAGCATACCATTTTCGGTAGAGTGACTTCAGGAATGGAAGTAGCAGAGAAAATTTCTCAAGTAGAAACCGACACTGCGGAATGGCCCTTAATTGATGTTTATATTAAGATGAGTGTGTTGGAGTAG
- a CDS encoding 3-oxoacyl-ACP synthase III family protein, with protein MRAKITGVGSYIPDVVRKNEEFLNHEFLNNDGTSFGSDNATIIEKFVAITGIEERRYMNDEMFTSDLATSAARNAIDDARCDPETIDFIIVAHNYGDVKPDGGSSDMVPSLGTRVKQKLGIKNPKCVAYDVLFGCPGWILGLTQADSFIKSGLAQKVLVIGAEALSRVVDPHDRDSMIYSDGAGAVIVEPSDDEHGIIGQATATYTEEEAYFIFNQKSYNVNIKDKTQYIKMYGRRIYNFALSKVPEGMKAALDQSGVDIKDLKKIFIHQANEKMDEAIVTRFYKLYGMEMPKHIMPMIIHKLGNSSVATVPTVMDLVVKGKMPDHQVEKGDVVMFASVGAGMNINAIVYRY; from the coding sequence ATGAGAGCTAAGATTACTGGAGTTGGAAGTTATATTCCTGATGTCGTTAGAAAAAATGAAGAGTTCTTAAATCACGAATTCTTGAATAATGACGGCACTTCTTTCGGGAGCGATAATGCTACTATTATTGAAAAATTTGTAGCAATTACTGGAATTGAAGAACGTCGTTATATGAACGACGAGATGTTCACAAGCGATCTTGCAACTAGTGCCGCAAGAAATGCGATTGATGATGCAAGGTGTGATCCAGAAACTATTGATTTTATCATCGTTGCCCATAACTACGGAGACGTCAAACCAGATGGTGGAAGCAGTGATATGGTGCCAAGTTTAGGTACTCGAGTGAAACAAAAACTAGGTATAAAAAACCCTAAGTGCGTTGCTTATGATGTACTATTTGGTTGTCCGGGATGGATTTTAGGATTGACACAAGCTGATTCCTTTATCAAATCGGGATTAGCTCAAAAGGTTTTGGTCATAGGTGCGGAAGCCCTTTCTAGAGTCGTAGATCCACACGATAGGGATTCCATGATCTACTCTGATGGCGCAGGCGCAGTTATTGTAGAACCTAGCGATGATGAGCATGGTATTATAGGTCAAGCAACTGCAACTTATACAGAAGAAGAAGCCTATTTTATCTTCAACCAAAAATCCTATAACGTCAACATAAAAGACAAGACCCAGTATATCAAAATGTACGGTCGTCGCATCTATAATTTTGCGTTGTCAAAAGTTCCTGAAGGAATGAAGGCAGCCTTAGATCAATCAGGTGTGGACATTAAAGACTTGAAGAAAATCTTTATCCATCAAGCTAACGAAAAAATGGATGAAGCTATCGTGACTCGATTCTATAAACTCTATGGAATGGAAATGCCTAAACACATCATGCCTATGATCATACATAAATTAGGGAATAGCAGTGTGGCCACTGTTCCTACGGTGATGGATCTTGTGGTAAAAGGAAAAATGCCAGACCACCAAGTTGAAAAAGGGGATGTGGTGATGTTTGCCAGTGTTGGTGCTGGTATGAATATCAATGCGATTGTCTACAGATACTAA
- the gcvP gene encoding aminomethyl-transferring glycine dehydrogenase encodes MNTDRFALRHIGPRRADLPEMLSTIGVESIDQLIHETIPAGIRLQQELQLDDAMSEYEFLSHINTLGNENKQYRTYIGLGYHAAITPAVIQRNVLENPGWYTAYTPYQAEIAQGRLEALLNYQTMVADLTGMELANASLLDESTAAAEAMTLLFSVRERDQKKNNHVKFFVDEDVLPQTKELLKTRAIPLGIELVEGNPQEMDKDDSYYGILLQYPGASGNVVEYSAFAKACQDKGIRIAVAADILSLVVLEAPGHWGADVVVGTTQRFGIPLGYGGPHAAFFATREDFKRQIPGRIIGVTRDMDGKRALRMALQTREQHIKRDKATSNICTAQVLLAVMAGMYAVYHGPRGLKYIAEKVHGHAATLADAVEKLGIYQTNENYFDTLSFKTPADAVRKAALEKELNFYYPDEDTVQVSINETTSLADLNDIVSAFAKAVSKEASSITEVLEETHLGAGRQTDFLTFEVFNSYHSETELMRYIKKLERKDLALNHSMIALGSCTMKLNAAAEMLPLSDPQWGNIHPFVPIDQAAGYQKMLKKLELQLNEATGFAGTSLQPNSGAQGEFAGLMAIRAYHLSRGDDHRNICLIPSSAHGTNPASAVMAGMKVVVTKALENGNIDVDDLREKAEKHKDNLSALMVTYPSTHGVYESAIKEITGLIHENGGLVYMDGANMNAQVGLTNPGNIGADVCHLNLHKTFAIPHGGGGPGVGPICVAERLVPFLPTNPIIPTGGDQAITPISAAPFGSALACLISYGYICMLGADGLKRSTEYAIVNANYIKERLKGSYECLYSGEQGRAAHEMIIDCRPFKDHGIEVVDIAKRLMDYGFHAPTVSFPVAGTMMIEPTESESKAEIDRFCEAMISIRKEIATTDKDEPNNVLKNAPHTMMMLTSNNWDFPYTREQAAYPLDWVANNKFWPTVRRADDAYGDRNLMCTCAPMEEYL; translated from the coding sequence ATGAATACAGATCGTTTTGCCCTTAGACATATAGGACCACGCCGCGCTGACTTACCTGAAATGCTATCCACCATAGGTGTTGAAAGTATAGACCAGTTGATCCATGAGACCATTCCTGCAGGAATACGTCTTCAACAGGAACTGCAGCTGGATGATGCGATGAGTGAATATGAATTTCTATCGCACATCAATACCTTAGGTAACGAGAACAAACAGTACCGTACTTACATAGGTTTAGGCTATCATGCGGCGATCACGCCAGCAGTGATCCAGCGTAATGTCCTTGAAAATCCAGGCTGGTATACCGCTTACACACCTTATCAGGCAGAGATTGCTCAGGGACGTCTAGAAGCCTTATTAAATTATCAGACCATGGTTGCTGATTTGACTGGGATGGAACTGGCTAACGCTTCCCTACTCGATGAATCCACAGCAGCTGCAGAGGCGATGACCTTATTGTTTTCGGTACGTGAAAGAGATCAAAAGAAAAATAACCACGTGAAATTTTTCGTGGATGAAGATGTATTGCCACAGACTAAGGAATTGCTGAAAACCCGTGCTATTCCACTGGGAATTGAGCTGGTAGAAGGCAATCCTCAAGAGATGGATAAAGATGACAGTTACTATGGTATTCTATTGCAATATCCTGGTGCTAGCGGTAATGTGGTGGAATATTCCGCTTTCGCGAAAGCGTGCCAAGACAAAGGCATCCGCATCGCAGTAGCAGCTGATATTTTATCATTAGTAGTACTTGAAGCTCCAGGTCACTGGGGTGCAGATGTAGTGGTTGGAACCACACAGCGATTTGGAATCCCATTGGGCTACGGAGGCCCTCACGCAGCATTCTTTGCTACTCGAGAAGATTTTAAAAGACAGATTCCAGGACGTATTATAGGCGTGACTCGAGATATGGACGGCAAACGTGCATTGCGTATGGCATTGCAGACTCGTGAGCAGCACATTAAACGTGATAAAGCGACATCTAACATTTGTACCGCACAAGTATTGCTAGCCGTTATGGCAGGTATGTATGCGGTGTATCACGGCCCTCGTGGGTTGAAATATATTGCTGAAAAAGTACACGGCCACGCGGCTACTCTTGCAGATGCTGTTGAAAAACTAGGAATTTATCAAACGAATGAAAATTATTTTGATACACTAAGTTTCAAAACCCCTGCAGATGCCGTGCGCAAAGCGGCTTTGGAAAAAGAATTGAATTTCTATTACCCAGATGAAGATACCGTTCAGGTTTCCATCAACGAGACTACCTCTCTTGCAGACTTGAATGATATTGTTTCCGCTTTCGCGAAAGCGGTTTCAAAAGAAGCTTCATCCATAACAGAAGTATTAGAGGAAACTCACTTAGGCGCTGGACGCCAAACTGATTTCTTAACTTTTGAAGTATTTAATTCCTACCACAGTGAAACGGAATTGATGCGTTACATCAAGAAATTAGAACGTAAAGATCTAGCCTTGAATCATTCCATGATTGCATTAGGATCTTGTACCATGAAATTAAATGCCGCAGCAGAAATGTTGCCATTATCTGACCCGCAATGGGGGAACATTCACCCATTCGTACCTATTGACCAGGCAGCGGGTTATCAAAAAATGTTGAAAAAGTTAGAGTTGCAATTGAATGAAGCTACTGGTTTTGCTGGAACTTCGTTACAACCCAACTCTGGTGCACAGGGAGAATTTGCTGGTTTAATGGCAATTAGAGCCTACCACCTTTCTCGCGGTGATGATCACAGAAATATATGTTTGATCCCTTCTAGTGCTCATGGGACCAATCCAGCAAGTGCCGTAATGGCGGGAATGAAGGTTGTGGTTACTAAAGCTCTTGAAAACGGAAACATCGATGTAGATGATTTACGTGAGAAAGCAGAAAAGCACAAAGACAACCTAAGCGCTTTGATGGTGACCTATCCATCCACTCATGGAGTGTATGAAAGTGCTATTAAAGAAATAACAGGCCTGATTCATGAGAATGGAGGTCTGGTTTACATGGACGGTGCTAACATGAATGCGCAAGTAGGACTGACCAACCCAGGAAACATCGGTGCAGACGTTTGTCACTTGAACCTACATAAAACCTTTGCTATCCCTCATGGTGGCGGTGGCCCAGGTGTAGGTCCTATCTGTGTGGCAGAACGACTGGTACCTTTCTTGCCTACCAACCCTATTATTCCAACTGGTGGTGATCAAGCAATCACGCCTATTAGTGCTGCTCCTTTTGGTAGCGCACTGGCGTGTTTGATATCCTATGGTTACATCTGTATGCTGGGAGCTGATGGATTGAAAAGATCTACAGAATATGCGATCGTAAATGCTAATTACATCAAGGAGCGCTTGAAGGGCAGCTATGAGTGTTTGTATTCTGGAGAACAAGGACGTGCAGCTCATGAAATGATTATCGATTGCCGACCATTCAAGGATCATGGAATTGAAGTTGTTGACATCGCAAAGCGTTTAATGGACTATGGATTCCACGCCCCTACCGTTTCTTTCCCGGTGGCAGGAACCATGATGATTGAACCTACTGAGTCTGAAAGCAAAGCAGAAATCGATCGTTTTTGTGAAGCCATGATTTCCATACGCAAAGAAATTGCGACTACAGACAAAGACGAACCTAACAATGTCTTGAAGAACGCACCGCACACCATGATGATGTTGACTTCAAATAATTGGGACTTTCCTTATACTAGAGAGCAGGCGGCCTATCCATTAGACTGGGTTGCAAACAATAAATTCTGGCCTACCGTACGTCGTGCAGACGATGCTTATGGAGACCGCAATTTGATGTGTACGTGTGCTCCTATGGAAGAATATTTGTAA
- a CDS encoding UbiA prenyltransferase family protein codes for MTWKLTFKGKLSTSFFNRLSQVVNDADYICAMMSFKRILDFYIQSSLHVSLCFVAFYTVVSLEMGFAPSMLELVAVGCSTLVGYNIAKYVHLLKENFQFNVAIKILTGVSALIAVIAVFQLGVYAVILFGVCSILTALYSLPEIIGKSFRQIPVVKLITIGVSWSVLAVLLPHIMYENGNYFKTHSAFHFISSPDYQELVSAVLKYALFVIALCIPFEIRDLKYDAPELRTLPQLIGVEKTKYVGIFLLLIYGAMELENYGDQQLTVILTGCILTLTALSIWFADRFKSDYYASLFVEAIPILWLGLFVVFGI; via the coding sequence ATGACCTGGAAACTAACATTCAAAGGCAAGCTATCTACATCATTTTTCAACCGTTTAAGCCAAGTTGTTAACGATGCCGATTACATTTGTGCTATGATGTCATTTAAAAGGATTCTTGACTTTTATATTCAAAGCAGTTTGCATGTGAGTTTATGCTTTGTTGCATTCTATACGGTGGTGTCTTTAGAGATGGGGTTTGCGCCCTCGATGTTAGAATTAGTTGCTGTGGGCTGCTCCACTCTTGTTGGTTATAATATAGCCAAATACGTCCATCTACTTAAAGAAAATTTTCAATTTAATGTTGCGATAAAAATACTGACGGGTGTCAGTGCACTCATTGCGGTGATAGCTGTGTTTCAGTTAGGTGTTTACGCTGTGATTTTATTTGGTGTTTGTAGCATCTTGACGGCACTGTACTCCTTACCAGAGATTATAGGGAAAAGCTTCAGGCAGATTCCTGTCGTGAAGTTAATAACCATTGGCGTCTCGTGGTCGGTATTGGCGGTGCTTCTACCACATATTATGTATGAGAATGGAAATTATTTTAAAACCCATTCTGCATTTCATTTTATTTCCAGTCCAGATTATCAGGAGCTTGTATCTGCTGTTTTAAAATATGCACTATTTGTCATAGCCCTATGTATTCCATTTGAAATAAGAGATTTAAAATATGACGCTCCAGAATTGCGCACTTTGCCACAGCTCATAGGGGTTGAAAAAACAAAATACGTTGGAATATTCCTGCTACTTATTTATGGAGCGATGGAACTAGAGAATTACGGCGATCAACAGCTAACTGTTATTCTGACAGGGTGTATTTTAACACTAACAGCCCTAAGCATTTGGTTTGCTGACCGCTTTAAGTCGGATTATTATGCTAGTTTATTTGTGGAAGCTATTCCAATACTATGGCTGGGATTGTTTGTGGTTTTTGGAATTTAA
- a CDS encoding sigma-70 family RNA polymerase sigma factor produces MPEVKLVPEKWVDRYGDYLFNYTITRVNDSVLAQDLVSETFLAGLKSAHRFQGNSTERTWLISILKRKIIDQYRKQNSKKGKAEVRVSYLNTSDQEGDWLEERVSDLRNPTVEDEIEQRELGEALNACIAALPERYATIFVQKSIDNLETETICKEHNITASNLWVILHRARVQLMECLKDKWFNENE; encoded by the coding sequence GTGCCAGAAGTAAAATTGGTTCCGGAAAAATGGGTAGATCGCTATGGTGATTACCTATTTAATTATACCATCACAAGAGTTAATGATTCTGTATTGGCTCAAGACTTGGTATCTGAAACCTTTCTGGCAGGATTGAAAAGTGCCCATAGATTTCAAGGGAATAGTACTGAAAGGACTTGGTTGATCTCAATTCTAAAACGGAAGATTATAGATCAATACCGCAAACAGAACAGCAAGAAGGGAAAAGCAGAAGTCCGAGTCAGTTATTTGAACACAAGTGATCAAGAAGGCGACTGGCTAGAAGAACGGGTGAGTGACTTGCGCAATCCCACAGTAGAAGATGAAATCGAACAACGGGAACTAGGTGAAGCCTTGAATGCTTGCATCGCTGCATTGCCGGAACGTTACGCCACCATCTTTGTTCAGAAATCCATCGATAATCTGGAAACCGAAACAATCTGTAAGGAACATAATATCACAGCGTCAAATTTATGGGTTATTCTACATCGTGCCAGGGTGCAATTGATGGAGTGTCTTAAGGATAAATGGTTTAATGAAAACGAATAA
- a CDS encoding M3 family metallopeptidase, protein MSTENNPLLQKFETPFETAPFSDIQESHFESAFAKAITLAQSEIDKITAHQQPPTFSNTIEALDRSGDTLSRISSIFFNLNSAETNDEIQRIARVVSPQLSKFGNDVTLNKELFTRVKTIYNQREDLSLDPEQMTLLEKQYKRFSRNGANLAESKQERLRELDTQLSELSLSFGENVLAATQDYELHITDLNQLSGLPETALEAAQEEAKSRDKEGYVFTLDYPSYIPFMTYADNRELREKFSKEFGARAYKGKHNNEENVLKIARLRHERANLLGYETHAHFVLEERMAMTPEKVSTFSEELLEKAKPAAEKEFRELEAYAQEYLKKNNLDQIDQLQKWDGAYFSEKMKKEYFELDDELLKPYFKLENVIDGAFEVANRLYGLTFEKNESISKYHKDVITHEVKNEDGTLNSIFYADFFPRKGKRNGAWMTSFKDQYIENGTNSRPHVSIVCNFTKPTATKPSLLTFNEVTTLFHEFGHALHGMLANTTYRSLSGTSVFWDFVELPSQILENWCYEKEALELFARHYETNEVIPAKYIEKIKKAATFHEGLQTLRQLSFGMLDMHWYGIDPTGITDVKNHEREVFDQTDLYPDVVDSCMSTAFAHIFQGGYSAGYYSYKWAEVLDADAFELFQEKGIFNREIGTSFKENVLSKGGTENPMLLYTRFRGSEPKIDALLKRAGLVA, encoded by the coding sequence ATGAGTACAGAAAACAATCCCTTACTACAGAAATTTGAGACACCTTTTGAAACGGCTCCTTTTTCTGATATCCAAGAATCCCATTTTGAGTCCGCTTTCGCGAAAGCGATAACCCTTGCCCAGTCAGAGATTGACAAGATTACGGCTCATCAACAACCACCTACTTTTTCTAATACGATTGAAGCCTTAGACCGAAGTGGAGATACGTTGAGCAGAATTAGCTCTATATTTTTTAACCTGAACAGTGCCGAAACGAACGACGAAATCCAACGCATTGCGAGAGTGGTGAGCCCACAATTATCCAAATTTGGTAACGATGTCACTTTAAATAAGGAACTCTTTACCCGTGTTAAAACTATATATAATCAGCGGGAGGATCTTTCCCTAGATCCAGAGCAAATGACGCTCTTAGAAAAGCAATATAAAAGATTTTCTCGCAACGGTGCCAATCTTGCAGAAAGTAAGCAGGAACGGTTGAGAGAACTGGACACCCAGCTTTCTGAGTTGAGTTTGAGTTTCGGCGAGAATGTACTTGCCGCGACGCAAGATTATGAACTTCATATAACCGACTTAAATCAGCTTTCTGGTTTGCCAGAAACCGCTCTAGAAGCAGCTCAAGAAGAGGCTAAAAGTCGTGATAAAGAAGGTTATGTGTTCACACTAGACTACCCCAGCTACATCCCTTTCATGACGTATGCAGATAACCGTGAATTGCGTGAGAAATTTTCTAAAGAATTTGGCGCAAGGGCATACAAGGGCAAACACAATAATGAAGAAAATGTGTTGAAAATTGCTCGATTGCGACATGAAAGAGCCAATCTTTTAGGTTATGAAACACACGCTCATTTCGTCTTAGAGGAGCGTATGGCCATGACCCCAGAGAAAGTGAGCACCTTTTCTGAAGAATTGCTGGAAAAAGCAAAACCCGCTGCTGAAAAAGAATTTCGCGAACTTGAAGCCTACGCTCAAGAATATTTGAAAAAAAATAATCTAGATCAAATTGATCAGTTGCAAAAATGGGATGGCGCCTATTTTTCAGAAAAAATGAAGAAGGAATATTTTGAGCTGGATGATGAATTGCTCAAACCCTATTTCAAATTAGAAAACGTTATCGATGGTGCCTTTGAAGTTGCCAATCGATTGTACGGTTTAACGTTTGAAAAGAATGAATCCATTTCTAAGTATCATAAAGATGTGATTACTCATGAGGTAAAAAATGAAGATGGAACGCTCAATTCTATCTTTTATGCCGACTTCTTCCCGCGTAAAGGAAAAAGAAATGGCGCGTGGATGACCTCATTTAAAGATCAGTACATTGAAAATGGCACGAACAGTCGTCCTCATGTATCTATTGTCTGTAATTTTACGAAGCCAACTGCTACTAAGCCATCGCTATTGACTTTTAACGAGGTGACTACGTTATTCCATGAATTTGGTCATGCCCTACATGGTATGTTAGCAAATACTACGTATCGCAGTTTATCAGGAACTTCGGTTTTTTGGGATTTTGTGGAATTGCCTAGCCAGATTTTAGAGAACTGGTGTTACGAAAAAGAAGCATTGGAACTATTTGCTCGTCATTACGAGACTAATGAAGTGATCCCAGCTAAGTACATTGAAAAAATAAAAAAAGCGGCAACATTTCATGAAGGCTTGCAAACATTGAGACAGTTATCTTTCGGGATGCTGGACATGCACTGGTATGGGATTGACCCAACAGGCATTACAGATGTCAAGAATCATGAAAGAGAAGTCTTTGATCAGACTGATTTGTATCCAGATGTTGTAGATAGTTGCATGAGTACTGCTTTTGCGCATATCTTTCAAGGTGGGTACAGTGCCGGTTATTATTCCTACAAATGGGCCGAGGTTTTAGATGCTGATGCGTTTGAACTGTTTCAAGAAAAAGGAATTTTTAATCGGGAAATAGGGACTAGCTTTAAAGAAAATGTGCTCTCTAAAGGTGGAACTGAAAATCCAATGTTGCTGTATACACGCTTCCGCGGAAGCGAACCAAAAATAGACGCTTTGCTTAAAAGAGCTGGATTGGTCGCGTAG
- the purE gene encoding 5-(carboxyamino)imidazole ribonucleotide mutase, with product MKVAIIMGSTSDLPVMQDAIDILKELQIETEVDVVSAHRTPEKMFEFGQNAHKKGIAVIIAGAGGAAHLPGMVASLSPLPVIGVPVKSSNSIDGWDSVLSILQMPGGVPVATVALNGAKNAGILAAQILGATQEDVRDRIIAYKESLKEKVTQAAAQMRHE from the coding sequence ATGAAAGTTGCCATTATTATGGGATCGACGAGCGACTTGCCAGTGATGCAAGATGCCATTGATATCCTCAAAGAACTCCAAATTGAAACTGAAGTAGATGTGGTCAGCGCCCATCGCACGCCAGAGAAAATGTTTGAATTTGGTCAAAATGCACACAAAAAAGGTATTGCTGTGATTATTGCTGGTGCTGGTGGTGCCGCACATTTACCAGGAATGGTGGCTAGTCTATCGCCGTTACCTGTTATAGGTGTTCCTGTAAAGTCTAGTAATTCTATCGATGGTTGGGACAGTGTTCTTTCTATCTTGCAAATGCCTGGTGGCGTTCCTGTTGCCACTGTCGCTTTGAACGGAGCTAAGAATGCTGGTATACTTGCCGCTCAAATTTTAGGAGCTACTCAAGAGGACGTTCGCGATCGTATCATCGCCTACAAGGAATCTCTCAAAGAAAAGGTGACTCAAGCCGCTGCGCAGATGCGTCATGAGTAA